The Pseudomonas alkylphenolica genomic sequence CAAAGGTTATGCCAAGCAGGAACAGGAAACCCTGACCGCGGTCATCGAAGCGCGAGCCAAGGCCACGTCGATCCAGGTGGATGCCAGCACCCTGGATGATCCAAAGAAGCTACAGCAGTTCCAGGACGCGCAATCGCAACTGACCGGGGCGCTCAGCCGCCTGATGGTGGTATCGGAGCGTTATCCGGACTTGAAGTCGAACCAGAATTTCCTCGCCTTGCAGTCCCAGCTCGAAGGCACGGAAAACCGCATTGCCGTGGCCCGCAAGGATTTCATCGCCGCGGTTCAGCGCTACAACACCGAGATCCGGACCTTCCCCGGGCGTATCTGGCACACCGTGATGTACAGCAGTCTGCCGCTACGTGAGACCTTCGAGGCCACGGCCAGCGATGCCGACAAAGCCCCTGAAGTGAAATTCTGATGCGTCTGTTGCACTGGACGCTGCTGCTGGCGCTACTGATCGTCACGCCGCTGCGTGCCGAGCCAAGCTTCCCGGCCCTGACCGGCCGGGTGGTGGACAATGCCGGATTGCTCGACGCCGGCAGCCGCGATCAACTCGAACGCATGCTCACGGCCCATGAACAGGCCACTGGCGAGCAGGTCGTGGTGGTCACGGTAAAGGATCTGCAAGGGCTGCCCATCGAGGACTTCGGCTACCAGCTTGGCCGCCACTGGGGTATCGGCCAGAAGGGCAAGGACAACGGCGCGCTGTTGATCGTCGCGCCGCAGGCGCGCAAGCTGCGCATCGAAGTCGGCTATGGCCTGGAAGAGCGGCTGACCGATGCCCAGGCGTCAGTGATCATCACTGGCATCATCACCCCGGCGTTTCGCCGCGGCGAGTTCAGCCTGGGCATCGTCCAGGGCACGGCGGCAATCCTCCAGGTATTGGGCGGCAACCCCTTGGCCGAGCCGTCGCGGGCTCAAGGCGGCGGTGAAGAGGGCGCGCCGGCCTGGGCCGTGGGTTTGTTCGTATTGCTGATTATCGTGGTCTTCGCTGCGCAATCCATGGGGATCGGCGGCGGCCGTGGTGGCCGTGGCGGCATGGGTGGTTTGGGCGGTGGTTTCGGCGGCGGCTATGGCGGGTTTGGTGGTGGCGGCGGCGGTGGTGGTTTCAGCGGCGGTGGCGGCGGCTTCGGCGGTGGTGGATCCTCCGGTGGCTGGTAGAACAATAATCAACGAGATACCCAGTGCATGACATTGCTCAGTGAATTTGAACAACGCCAGGTCGCCGAGGCCATCGCCCGGGTCGAGCGGCGCACCGATGCCGAACTGGTCACCGTACTGGCGACCCGTGCCGACGACTATGCCTATATCCCCTTGCTCTGGGCCAGCCTGCTGGCCTTGCTGGTGCCGGGCGCTGTTTACTACCTGGGAGGCTGGTTGAGCGTAAACGGCTTGCTGATCGCCCAGTGGCTGACCTTCATCGTCTTGAGCCTGGTGTTTCGTCTACCCAGCCTGACCACCCGCCTGATCCCGCGTACGGTGCGCCACTGGCGCGCCTCGAACCTGGCCCGGCGGCAGTTCCTGGAGCAGAACCTGCACCATACGGCGGGCAGTACCGGGGTGCTGATTTTCGTCAGCGAGGCTGAGCGCTACGTTGAAATCCTGGTTGATGAGGGGATCTCCCGGCATCTGGATAACCAGGTGTGGGACGGCATTGTCCAGCGCTTTACCGAACAGGTGCGCCAGGGCCAGACCCTGCAGGGTTTTGTCACCTGTATCGAGGCCTGTGGCGAACTGCTGAGCCAGCACGTGCCCTTGACCCATGAGCGCAACGAGCTGCCCAACCGTCTGGTGGTCCTGGCTTGAGCGGGGGACGCTGATCGACAAAAGCTGTGCGCAGGCCGGTCATCCACGTAAAATGCTGTTCCCCCGGTGGGAGCGGGCTTGCCCCGCGATGCGATGTGACTGACAGATCGCTATCGCGGGGCAAGCCCGCTCCCACCAAAGGTGAACTCCCTCCGCAACCTGAGGCACCCACTCCCGATGTCCGATTCCCCCACCGCCCAGGCCGCGCCGGATGCGCGTGCGCAGTTTCTGAGCCTGCTCGCCACCAGCCTGCAACAAAATGCCCTGATCAAGCTGGTGCTGGCGCGCCATGTCGGCACTGAAGAAGCCTTGCAGCGGATCATCGCCAAACCCTTGAGCGTCAAGGGTCAGGCCTGCCTGTCGTTTGTGTACCGCTACCAGACCCGCGACATCACCCGCAACCTGCCCAATGACGAGGCCCTGGCGCTGGTCGCCGAGTTGCTGCCGGGTTCGTTCCGCAATGCCCACCTGCTGAGCCTGAGCGATGAAGCGCAATTGGAGTTCAGCAAGAAGGGCAAGCCGATGCTGCATCGCAGCGCCGTGCAGCAGGAGCGTCAGGTGCCTGCCGGCGAGCATGACCGGGAGAAAAAGCGTTACCTGGAGCTGAGCCGTCCGTTCCTGCATGACCTGGGCGTCACCGACAAGCAGCAGGCGTTGATCCCGGCGATGTCGCGCAAGTGGAAACAGATCAACAAGTTCATCGAAGTGTTTTCCCATGCCCTGAACGCGGCGCCGCTGGCCGCCGATCAACCCCTGCGGGTGGCCGACTTCGGCTCGGGCAAGGGCTACCTGACCTTCGCCATCCATGACTACCTGCGCAACACCCTGCAGCGTGAGGCGCAGGTGACGGGGGTCGAGTTGCGTCAGGACATGGTCGAGCTGTGTAATTCGGCGGCCAAGCGCCTGGAACATCCGGGGCTGGTGTTCGAGTGTGGCGATGTACGCAGCGTGGTGCCCAGCGCCATCGAGGTGATGATCGCCCTGCATGCCTGCGATATCGCCACCGACTACGCGATTCATACCGGCATCCGCTGTGGTGCGGCGATCATCATGTGCTCGCCGTGCTGCCATAAACAGATTCGTCCGCAGTTGCACAGCCCGGGCCTGCTCAAGCCGATGCTGCAGTATGGGCTGCACCTGGGGCAGCAGGCCGAGATGCTCACCGACAGCTTGCGTGCCTTGTACCTGGAAGCCTGTGGTTATGAGACCAAGGTGTTCGAGTTCATCTCGCTGGAGCACACCAACAAGAACAAGATGATCCTCGCGGTGAAGCGCCAGACGCCAGGGGATTCAACGGCGCTGCTGGAGAAGATTCAGCAGTTGAAGGAGTTTTACGGGGTCAAGGAGCATTGCCTGGAGACCCTGTTGCGCGCGGATGGCTTGATCGCAGCTTGAAGCTGCCCCCTGTGGGAGCGGGCTTGCCCCGCGATGCGATGTGACAGGCTAACCGCAATCGCGGGGCAAGCCCGCTCCCACAGAGATCACCTCAAACCCTGTGGGAGTGGGCAATGGGTGCCGGGTGTACGCGGGTCTTGCGCCCCAACACCACAGTACCGATCACCCCCGCAGCAAACACCCAGGTAATTGGCTCGACCTGCTCACCAAAGAACAGCGCGGAAAAGGCGATGGTGAAGAAAATCTGCAGCAGCTGAATCTGACTGACCCGCGCAATGCCGCCCAGGGCCAGCCCGGCATACCAGGCAAAGAAGCCGATGAACTGCGAGAACAGCGACACATAGCCAAAAGCCCACCAGGCCTGTGCACTGACCGGCCCCTGATGTTGCAGGGCCAGGTACACCACCGGGCCGATCAACAGCGGGCTGGCCAGCACCAGGGCCCAGCAGATCACCTGCCAGCCGCCCATCTCGCGCGCCAGTCGTCCACCTTCGGCATAACCCAGGCCGCCGACGGCAATGGCCGCCAGCATCAACAAGTCACCGGCCTGAATCTGCCCGGCACCCATGATCATCGCGTACACCAGCACCAATGCACTGCCCAGCGCGGCGCAGGCCCAGAAGGCCTTCGACGGCCGTTCGTGCGAAAGCCAGGCCGCATAGAAGGCGACGCATAACGGCTGCAGACCGTTGACCAGGGCACCGTGGGACGCAGGCACCGTCTGCATGGCCCAGGCGGAAAACACCGGAAAGCCAAGGATCACCCCCAGCGCCACCAGGCTCAGGCCTTTGATCTGTTGCCAGGTCGGCCATTTCTCCCGACGCCAGAGCAGCAATGCCGCCGCCGGGATTGCCGCCAGCAGGGCGCGGCCGAGGCCGTTGAGCAACGGATGCAGTTCCTGTACGACGATCCGGGTCATCGGCAGGGTCAGGCTGAAGATGATGACACCGAGCAGGCCAAGGGCCATTCCGGTGTTTTCGCGGCTGGACATAGCAAAAGCCTGTGGCAGATAAGTCCAGTCATTGAGCCACAGCCGGCACGGATGATCTTGTTACAGTTGCTCACAAGTTCATCCGTACAGTTTGCCGCGCTGTCAGCGTCGCTTGCGAACCGGTACGGGCACCTGGATTTCCAGGCCGGGTGCGCCCAAGGGGTGGCTGCTGGCGTCGAAGAAGTACAGCGGCAGGTCTGCAGTGTCGGCAAAACGTTGGGCGTAATGCTGCTTCTGGCTGATGATCGAGGCCTCGCTCAACGGCCGGATGGCAATCGCCAAGTGCGCCGGGCGGGCCTGCTTGAGCGCTTGCAGCAGGTGGCGGTCGCTGCTGTCCAGGTGCTGGCCGAACAGGCACAGCCCGCCTTGATGCCCCGCCAGTTCGCCGAGACACCAGCTCAGGTAATCGGAACTGCGGATCGCCTTGAGCTTGTCGTCGCTGCTGCTTTCGTTGACGAACAGCGGCACATCGCCGGGCGTGTTCACGGCAAAACCATCAAGCAACTGGCTGTCGCTGGCACTGCGCTGGCGGGTACTGCCGTCCTGTTGCTTGAGCAGGTGCAGGCCACCGTGCAAGTACAGCAAGCGGGTGCCGGGGTTGCGCGTGTGGCGGATATCGAAGACGCCTTCCTCATCGAACAACGACTGGAAACCCTCCGTGGACTGACTGGCGGCCCAGTGGCAGAGCAGGTCGTAGTTGCTTGAGTAAACGCTGTGGTAATTGCGCAGTTCGCTGTTGATCAGTTGCAGGGTCGACTTCGGCAACAGGCGCCAGGGGATGTGCACGCTGCGCACGGCATGAATCAACGCTTCCTTGATCGCGTAGTAGCGGTTCAGCGGTGCGGACGAGCTGATTGCCAGGGCGGCGTTGATGCGTACCGTGGTGTTCAGGGCGCTGAGCACCGGCTCGAACAGCTCGCTGCCGAGGGATTTGAACAAGGCCTGGTCGGTCAGGCTCAAGGGCTTGTGACGCACCCGCTGGGCTTCTTCGAACAGCG encodes the following:
- a CDS encoding DUF4917 family protein, with the translated sequence MPHADLDASLHLWPELIAKHPCSGLLLGNGASRALWRPFTYFSLFEEAQRVRHKPLSLTDQALFKSLGSELFEPVLSALNTTVRINAALAISSSAPLNRYYAIKEALIHAVRSVHIPWRLLPKSTLQLINSELRNYHSVYSSNYDLLCHWAASQSTEGFQSLFDEEGVFDIRHTRNPGTRLLYLHGGLHLLKQQDGSTRQRSASDSQLLDGFAVNTPGDVPLFVNESSSDDKLKAIRSSDYLSWCLGELAGHQGGLCLFGQHLDSSDRHLLQALKQARPAHLAIAIRPLSEASIISQKQHYAQRFADTADLPLYFFDASSHPLGAPGLEIQVPVPVRKRR
- a CDS encoding DMT family transporter, with amino-acid sequence MSSRENTGMALGLLGVIIFSLTLPMTRIVVQELHPLLNGLGRALLAAIPAAALLLWRREKWPTWQQIKGLSLVALGVILGFPVFSAWAMQTVPASHGALVNGLQPLCVAFYAAWLSHERPSKAFWACAALGSALVLVYAMIMGAGQIQAGDLLMLAAIAVGGLGYAEGGRLAREMGGWQVICWALVLASPLLIGPVVYLALQHQGPVSAQAWWAFGYVSLFSQFIGFFAWYAGLALGGIARVSQIQLLQIFFTIAFSALFFGEQVEPITWVFAAGVIGTVVLGRKTRVHPAPIAHSHRV
- a CDS encoding class I SAM-dependent methyltransferase, yielding MSDSPTAQAAPDARAQFLSLLATSLQQNALIKLVLARHVGTEEALQRIIAKPLSVKGQACLSFVYRYQTRDITRNLPNDEALALVAELLPGSFRNAHLLSLSDEAQLEFSKKGKPMLHRSAVQQERQVPAGEHDREKKRYLELSRPFLHDLGVTDKQQALIPAMSRKWKQINKFIEVFSHALNAAPLAADQPLRVADFGSGKGYLTFAIHDYLRNTLQREAQVTGVELRQDMVELCNSAAKRLEHPGLVFECGDVRSVVPSAIEVMIALHACDIATDYAIHTGIRCGAAIIMCSPCCHKQIRPQLHSPGLLKPMLQYGLHLGQQAEMLTDSLRALYLEACGYETKVFEFISLEHTNKNKMILAVKRQTPGDSTALLEKIQQLKEFYGVKEHCLETLLRADGLIAA
- a CDS encoding LemA family protein; this encodes MQVIQFKGVRLWLLLMLGSLLAGCGINNIPDYDEQVKAAWAQVQNQYQRRADLIPNLVETVKGYAKQEQETLTAVIEARAKATSIQVDASTLDDPKKLQQFQDAQSQLTGALSRLMVVSERYPDLKSNQNFLALQSQLEGTENRIAVARKDFIAAVQRYNTEIRTFPGRIWHTVMYSSLPLRETFEATASDADKAPEVKF
- a CDS encoding TPM domain-containing protein; the encoded protein is MRLLHWTLLLALLIVTPLRAEPSFPALTGRVVDNAGLLDAGSRDQLERMLTAHEQATGEQVVVVTVKDLQGLPIEDFGYQLGRHWGIGQKGKDNGALLIVAPQARKLRIEVGYGLEERLTDAQASVIITGIITPAFRRGEFSLGIVQGTAAILQVLGGNPLAEPSRAQGGGEEGAPAWAVGLFVLLIIVVFAAQSMGIGGGRGGRGGMGGLGGGFGGGYGGFGGGGGGGGFSGGGGGFGGGGSSGGW
- a CDS encoding TPM domain-containing protein, with product MTLLSEFEQRQVAEAIARVERRTDAELVTVLATRADDYAYIPLLWASLLALLVPGAVYYLGGWLSVNGLLIAQWLTFIVLSLVFRLPSLTTRLIPRTVRHWRASNLARRQFLEQNLHHTAGSTGVLIFVSEAERYVEILVDEGISRHLDNQVWDGIVQRFTEQVRQGQTLQGFVTCIEACGELLSQHVPLTHERNELPNRLVVLA